From the Pseudomonas putida genome, one window contains:
- a CDS encoding pseudoazurin, producing the protein MFVRPAAVLLATALSTVPAIAEVHEVKMLNRGVAGAMVYEPDHLRIDPGDTVRFLPTQSGHNAASVPGLLPAGAEAFKSKLNQPFEQTFSVPGLYGIQCIPHLAMGMVMLIQVGEERAFALPAALPARAQARFAAQLQQLEAGQ; encoded by the coding sequence ATGTTTGTGCGCCCCGCCGCCGTGCTGCTCGCCACTGCACTTTCAACCGTCCCAGCCATTGCCGAAGTGCATGAAGTGAAGATGCTCAATCGCGGGGTGGCAGGTGCCATGGTCTACGAGCCAGATCATCTGCGTATCGATCCGGGCGACACGGTGCGCTTCCTGCCGACCCAGAGCGGGCACAACGCTGCCAGCGTACCGGGGTTGCTGCCAGCCGGGGCCGAGGCATTCAAGAGCAAGCTGAACCAGCCCTTCGAGCAGACCTTCAGCGTGCCTGGCCTCTACGGTATCCAGTGCATTCCGCACCTGGCCATGGGCATGGTGATGCTGATTCAGGTAGGCGAAGAACGTGCCTTCGCATTGCCCGCAGCGCTGCCAGCCAGGGCCCAGGCGCGCTTCGCAGCGCAGTTGCAGCAACTGGAGGCAGGCCAATGA
- a CDS encoding ABC transporter ATP-binding protein, with translation MNTVHVAPLACRGLGLQLSGNTVLCNIDLNVVAGETLGIVGPNGSGKSSLLKLLAGLRTPGTGSVQLLGEPLARLPRRRVAQALALVEQQADTLDAISVFDAVALGRTPWLSALAPFSREDRTIVEQALADLDATHLGERVWSSLSGGERQRVHIARALAQRPQVLLLDEPTNHLDIQHQLSLLQQVQALPVTTLVALHDLNQALTCDRVAVLDKGHLVALGKPLEVLTPERLLSTFGVHAHYLTDPFDGARILRFRAP, from the coding sequence ATGAATACCGTGCACGTCGCTCCACTCGCCTGCCGGGGGCTGGGCCTGCAACTGTCGGGCAACACCGTGCTGTGCAACATCGACCTCAACGTGGTGGCTGGGGAAACCCTGGGCATCGTCGGCCCTAACGGCTCGGGCAAGTCGTCCCTGCTCAAGTTGCTGGCCGGGCTGCGCACGCCGGGCACCGGCAGTGTGCAGTTGCTCGGCGAGCCCCTGGCGCGCCTGCCGCGTCGGCGTGTCGCACAAGCGCTGGCGCTGGTCGAACAGCAGGCCGACACCCTCGATGCGATCAGCGTGTTCGATGCCGTCGCCCTGGGCCGCACGCCGTGGCTATCGGCGCTGGCACCATTCTCCCGGGAAGACCGTACCATCGTCGAACAGGCCCTGGCCGACCTCGACGCCACGCACCTGGGTGAACGGGTCTGGAGTTCGCTGTCCGGCGGCGAGCGCCAGCGCGTGCACATCGCCCGCGCCCTGGCCCAGCGCCCGCAGGTATTGCTGCTCGACGAGCCGACCAACCACCTCGACATCCAGCACCAGCTGAGCCTGTTGCAACAGGTACAGGCACTGCCCGTCACCACCCTGGTGGCCCTGCACGACCTCAACCAGGCGCTGACCTGCGACCGCGTGGCGGTGCTCGACAAGGGCCACCTGGTGGCACTCGGCAAGCCGCTGGAGGTGCTCACCCCTGAGCGCCTGCTGAGCACCTTCGGAGTGCACGCCCACTACCTCACCGACCCCTTCGACGGCGCGCGCATCCTGCGTTTTCGCGCCCCCTGA
- a CDS encoding FecCD family ABC transporter permease: MNALPYTALAVLALLAAVLAGTAIGETNLSPNLVFQVLANHLWQAGYPVDPIDAGIVWNYRLTRSLVAAACGAGLATCGVILQALLRNPLAEPYLLGLSAGASTGAVLVGLLGLGSVALSMSGGAFIGALAAFALVLVLARAAGPSSNNAQVILAGIAGSQLFTALTAFLITKSATAEQARGILFWLLGNLSGVRWPSVWMALPVALFGLVVCLWHRRALDAFTFGADSAASLGIAVRRTQLLLISCAALVTAVMVSIVGAIGFVGLVIPHALRLLLGPGHGRLLPASALGGALFLIAADVLSRTLITGQVIPVGVVTALIGAPVFALILVSRRGRP, translated from the coding sequence ATGAACGCCCTGCCCTACACCGCCCTGGCCGTGCTGGCCCTGCTCGCGGCCGTGCTGGCCGGTACCGCCATTGGCGAGACCAACCTGTCACCGAACTTGGTTTTCCAGGTGCTGGCCAACCACCTGTGGCAGGCCGGATACCCGGTCGACCCGATCGACGCGGGCATCGTCTGGAACTACCGCCTGACCCGCTCGCTGGTCGCCGCTGCTTGCGGTGCAGGTCTGGCGACCTGCGGGGTGATCCTGCAGGCGCTGTTGCGTAACCCACTGGCCGAGCCCTACCTGCTCGGGCTGTCCGCCGGCGCTTCGACCGGTGCAGTGCTGGTCGGCCTGCTGGGCCTGGGCAGTGTCGCCCTGAGCATGTCCGGCGGCGCCTTCATCGGTGCCCTGGCGGCCTTTGCCCTGGTGCTGGTGCTGGCCCGAGCGGCCGGGCCGAGCAGCAACAACGCCCAGGTGATCCTCGCCGGCATCGCCGGCTCGCAGCTGTTCACGGCCCTCACCGCCTTCCTCATCACCAAGTCGGCCACCGCCGAGCAGGCGCGCGGCATCCTGTTCTGGTTGCTGGGCAACCTCAGCGGCGTGCGCTGGCCGTCGGTGTGGATGGCGTTGCCGGTGGCGCTGTTCGGGCTGGTGGTATGCCTGTGGCACCGCCGGGCGCTGGATGCCTTCACCTTCGGCGCCGACTCGGCGGCCTCGCTGGGCATCGCCGTGCGCCGCACGCAGTTGCTGCTGATCAGTTGCGCGGCTCTGGTAACGGCCGTGATGGTGTCGATCGTCGGCGCCATCGGTTTCGTCGGCCTGGTCATCCCCCACGCCCTTCGCCTGCTGCTCGGGCCCGGCCATGGCCGGCTGCTGCCGGCCAGCGCCCTGGGCGGCGCGCTGTTCCTGATTGCCGCCGATGTGCTGTCGCGCACGTTGATAACTGGCCAGGTGATTCCGGTCGGCGTGGTCACCGCCTTGATCGGCGCGCCGGTGTTCGCGCTGATCCTGGTCAGCCGCCGGGGGCGCCCATGA
- a CDS encoding ABC transporter substrate-binding protein, whose product MLLRFTSLLAGLSLTGLAQAAATHYPLTIDNCGAPQTFAQAPERAVTIGQAGTEMLYALGLGDKLAGTSLWFNNVLPEYQAVNAKVPRLADNDPSFEAVVGKRPQLVAVQFEWMVGAQGVVATREQFSELKIPTYLLPSDCEGKDNLVGADGTRLQAFQVESIYKSVSQLAEIFDVQDRGAALNTDLKARLDSAKQQLAGKDLSQTSALFWFSSADLDIDPYVAGRQGVADFMLRTLGVRNVVESTEEWPTVGWETLAKANPTWLIIARMDRRRFPADDYQKKLEFLRSDPVTKNMDAVKNNRIIILDADAMQAGIRLFRGLQTLSAAFASGKAAQ is encoded by the coding sequence ATGCTGCTGCGCTTCACATCCTTGCTGGCCGGCCTGAGCCTGACTGGCCTGGCCCAGGCTGCCGCCACCCACTACCCGCTGACCATCGACAACTGCGGCGCGCCGCAGACCTTCGCCCAGGCGCCCGAGCGCGCAGTCACCATCGGCCAGGCCGGCACCGAGATGCTCTATGCACTGGGCCTGGGCGACAAGCTGGCCGGCACCTCGCTGTGGTTCAACAACGTGCTCCCCGAATACCAGGCGGTGAACGCCAAGGTGCCGCGCCTGGCCGACAACGACCCAAGCTTCGAGGCGGTGGTCGGCAAGCGCCCACAACTGGTGGCCGTGCAGTTCGAGTGGATGGTCGGCGCTCAGGGCGTGGTCGCCACCCGCGAGCAGTTCAGTGAGCTGAAGATCCCCACCTACCTGCTGCCCTCGGACTGCGAAGGCAAGGACAACCTGGTCGGCGCCGACGGCACCCGCCTGCAGGCGTTCCAGGTCGAGAGCATCTACAAGAGTGTCAGCCAGCTGGCCGAGATCTTCGACGTGCAGGACCGTGGCGCGGCGCTGAACACCGACCTCAAGGCACGCCTGGATAGCGCGAAGCAGCAGCTGGCCGGCAAGGACCTGTCGCAGACTTCGGCACTGTTCTGGTTCTCCAGCGCCGACCTCGACATCGACCCCTACGTCGCCGGCCGCCAGGGCGTGGCCGACTTCATGTTGCGCACCCTGGGCGTGCGCAACGTGGTCGAATCGACCGAGGAATGGCCGACCGTGGGCTGGGAAACCCTGGCCAAGGCCAACCCGACCTGGCTGATCATCGCGCGCATGGACCGCCGCCGTTTCCCTGCAGACGACTACCAGAAGAAGCTCGAATTCCTGCGCAGCGACCCGGTGACGAAGAACATGGACGCGGTAAAGAACAACCGAATCATCATCCTCGACGCCGACGCCATGCAGGCCGGCATCCGCCTGTTCCGTGGTTTGCAGACCTTGTCTGCGGCCTTTGCCAGCGGTAAAGCAGCGCAGTGA
- a CDS encoding DUF1624 domain-containing protein codes for MTSASALPTQLTQRLQSIDALRGLVILFMLLDHVRETFFLHRQVSDPMTIDATDPSLFASRTLAHLCAPVFVLLTGLSAWLYGEKYQGRSDVSAFLFKRGLFLVVLEFTLVNFAWTFQLPPSVVYMQVIWAIGVSMIALSLLVWLPRPALLALGALIIAGHNLLDGLHFGVESALHVPWAILHDRGWLEVSENLRLRTSYPVLPWIGVIALGYGLGPWFARGSDAGERQHRLLMAGVIALLGFMVLRLYNGYGEAPWSGYPTVTQTLMSFFNITKYPPSLLFLALTLGCGLLLLRAFERAGLARWISALAVFGAAPMFFYLLHLYVLKLLYLACVALLGLNHGDYFGFDGIGAVWLSAVLLAVALYLPVRWFARLKARRRDIAWLKYF; via the coding sequence ATGACCAGTGCCTCAGCCCTCCCCACCCAGCTCACCCAGCGCCTGCAGAGCATCGATGCCCTGCGCGGCCTGGTGATCCTGTTCATGCTGCTCGACCACGTGCGTGAAACCTTCTTCCTGCACCGCCAGGTCAGCGATCCGATGACCATCGATGCCACCGACCCGTCGCTGTTCGCCAGCCGCACCCTGGCCCACCTGTGCGCCCCGGTGTTCGTCCTGCTCACCGGCCTGTCGGCCTGGTTGTATGGCGAGAAATACCAGGGCCGCAGCGATGTGTCGGCGTTCCTGTTCAAGCGCGGGCTGTTCCTGGTGGTGCTGGAGTTCACCCTGGTCAACTTCGCCTGGACCTTCCAACTGCCGCCGAGCGTGGTCTACATGCAGGTGATCTGGGCCATCGGCGTGAGCATGATCGCCCTGTCGCTGCTGGTGTGGCTGCCGCGTCCTGCCCTGCTCGCCCTGGGCGCGCTGATCATCGCCGGGCACAACCTGCTCGATGGTCTGCACTTTGGCGTGGAATCGGCCCTGCATGTGCCGTGGGCGATCCTGCATGACCGTGGCTGGCTGGAGGTCTCGGAGAACCTGCGCCTGCGCACCTCCTACCCGGTGCTGCCGTGGATCGGCGTGATCGCCCTGGGCTACGGCCTCGGCCCGTGGTTCGCCCGTGGCAGCGACGCCGGTGAGCGCCAGCACCGCCTGCTGATGGCCGGCGTCATCGCCCTGCTCGGTTTCATGGTGCTGCGCCTCTACAACGGTTACGGCGAGGCGCCTTGGAGCGGTTACCCGACCGTCACCCAGACGCTGATGAGCTTCTTCAACATCACCAAGTACCCACCCTCGTTGCTGTTCCTGGCCCTGACCCTGGGTTGCGGCCTGCTGTTGCTGCGCGCCTTCGAGCGCGCCGGGCTGGCCCGCTGGATCAGCGCCCTGGCGGTGTTCGGCGCAGCGCCGATGTTCTTCTACCTGCTGCACCTGTATGTGCTCAAGCTGCTGTACCTGGCCTGCGTAGCGCTGCTGGGCCTCAACCACGGCGACTACTTCGGCTTCGACGGCATCGGCGCGGTGTGGCTAAGCGCGGTGTTGCTGGCCGTGGCGCTGTACCTGCCCGTGCGCTGGTTCGCCCGGCTCAAGGCCCGCCGGCGTGACATCGCCTGGCTCAAGTACTTCTGA
- a CDS encoding TonB-dependent receptor, protein MSRFIKLHPLAACLAVTLPALADEPVLNLPSTAITDSRDQQHVDLATPTEAGSRLNLTALETPASTSSITAEQIEQRNNLTVQDAVTRSPGITFIGNPGDGGTGLSARGFTGHGSVMTLFDGARLYTGAGTQTFPVDPWMVEQIDVIRGPASVLYGEGATGAVINVIPKKPFAGDIHNRLRLGYGSWDRQQLGLDSGGSLSERLSYRLTLNQQAGNGWVDRTDSRSLALSAALRFDASDDLSFTLAHERGDAQPANYYGTPLIDGHYRSSLRKKNYNIQNDEQRYHDEWTRFTTDWTINDHLSASNQLYYIKSRRHWRNAENYSWDADRALLERQSYLEIKHNQEQLGDRQTFTFDHSLFGLASKTLVGVEYNKVRFNVDSNRPYNDVGGDYIDPWQPTPGWFHSDSPTRPQTLSTTHTFALFAENRLQLTERLSLVTGVRRDQNHIDRDNLVDGSRSDRSLQGGNWRAGLVFAVNDNLSLYGQYSTSEDGVDNLVSLSPSQMHYDLTEAKQTELGLKQRFWEGRGEWTLAAFHIVKKKLLVDDPITHEAQQAGQQTSDGLEASLELALGQQWQVSANAALVRANYDDFDEVVDGVAQDRAGNRPANVPRRTANLWLSKGFGQQVEAGIGARYVDERYADTANSQSAPGYTVVDANIGWQVLPDVRLGLQVNNLFDREYVASVFSGEQWVMGAPRSYFATVDYTF, encoded by the coding sequence ATGTCCCGATTCATCAAGCTTCACCCCCTGGCGGCCTGCCTGGCCGTCACGCTGCCAGCCCTGGCCGACGAACCCGTGCTGAACCTCCCCTCCACGGCCATCACCGATAGCCGTGACCAACAACACGTAGATCTGGCCACGCCGACCGAGGCCGGTTCTCGGCTGAACCTCACTGCCCTGGAAACCCCGGCCAGCACCAGCAGCATCACTGCCGAACAGATCGAGCAGCGCAACAACCTCACCGTGCAGGACGCCGTGACCCGCTCGCCCGGGATCACCTTCATCGGCAACCCGGGCGATGGCGGCACCGGCCTGTCGGCGCGCGGCTTCACCGGCCATGGCTCGGTGATGACCCTGTTCGACGGCGCACGCCTGTACACCGGGGCCGGCACCCAGACCTTCCCGGTCGACCCGTGGATGGTCGAGCAGATCGACGTCATCCGCGGCCCGGCTTCGGTGCTGTATGGCGAAGGCGCGACCGGCGCGGTGATCAACGTGATCCCGAAAAAGCCGTTCGCTGGCGACATCCACAACCGCCTGCGCCTGGGCTACGGTTCCTGGGACCGCCAACAACTGGGCCTGGACAGCGGCGGTAGCCTCAGCGAACGCCTGAGCTATCGCCTGACCCTGAACCAGCAGGCCGGTAACGGTTGGGTCGACCGCACCGACTCGCGCAGCCTGGCGCTCAGCGCCGCGCTGCGCTTCGATGCCAGCGACGACCTGAGCTTCACCCTCGCCCACGAGCGCGGCGACGCCCAGCCCGCCAACTACTACGGCACGCCGCTGATCGACGGCCATTACCGCAGCAGCCTGCGCAAGAAGAACTACAACATCCAGAACGACGAGCAGCGCTACCACGACGAGTGGACCCGCTTCACCACCGACTGGACGATCAACGACCACCTCAGCGCCAGCAACCAGCTCTACTACATCAAGAGCCGCCGCCACTGGCGCAATGCCGAGAACTACAGCTGGGACGCCGATCGCGCGCTGCTGGAGCGCCAGAGCTACCTGGAGATCAAGCACAACCAGGAGCAGCTCGGCGACCGCCAGACCTTCACCTTCGACCACAGCCTGTTCGGCCTGGCCAGCAAGACGCTGGTCGGTGTCGAATACAACAAGGTACGTTTCAACGTCGACAGCAACCGGCCGTACAACGACGTGGGCGGCGACTACATCGACCCATGGCAGCCGACCCCGGGTTGGTTCCACAGCGACTCGCCAACCCGCCCACAGACGCTGTCCACCACCCACACCTTCGCCCTGTTCGCCGAGAACCGCCTGCAGCTCACCGAGCGCCTGTCGCTGGTGACCGGTGTGCGCCGCGATCAGAACCACATCGACCGCGACAACCTGGTCGACGGCAGCCGCAGCGACCGCAGCCTGCAGGGCGGCAACTGGCGCGCCGGGCTGGTGTTCGCCGTCAACGACAATCTGTCGCTGTACGGCCAGTACTCCACCAGCGAGGACGGCGTGGACAACCTGGTCAGCCTGAGCCCGTCGCAGATGCACTACGACCTGACCGAAGCGAAGCAGACCGAACTGGGCCTCAAGCAGCGCTTCTGGGAGGGCCGTGGCGAGTGGACGCTGGCGGCGTTCCATATCGTCAAGAAGAAGCTGCTGGTGGATGACCCGATCACCCACGAGGCGCAACAGGCCGGGCAGCAGACCTCCGATGGCCTGGAGGCGTCGCTGGAACTGGCCCTTGGGCAGCAATGGCAGGTGTCGGCCAATGCCGCGCTGGTGCGGGCGAACTACGATGATTTCGACGAGGTGGTCGATGGCGTGGCCCAGGACCGTGCCGGCAACCGCCCGGCCAATGTGCCACGGCGCACGGCCAACCTGTGGCTGAGCAAGGGCTTCGGCCAGCAGGTCGAGGCCGGGATTGGCGCACGGTATGTGGATGAGCGTTATGCCGACACGGCCAATAGCCAGAGTGCGCCGGGGTATACCGTGGTCGATGCCAACATTGGCTGGCAGGTGTTGCCGGATGTGCGCCTGGGGTTGCAGGTGAACAACCTGTTCGACCGCGAGTATGTGGCGTCGGTGTTCAGTGGCGAGCAGTGGGTGATGGGCGCGCCGCGGTCGTATTTCGCTACCGTGGATTACACCTTCTGA
- a CDS encoding GNAT family N-acetyltransferase: MIHIRPMTPEDFERFWPTFQAIVQARETYAFDPELDVEQARQLWLQLPLHTLVAEADGELLGSYYLKANAAGPGAHVGNCGYMVCDAARGRGVARLMCEHSQKLARQEGFLALQFNSVVASNEVAVALWTKLGFETVGRLPKAYRHARLGLVDCLVMYKWLADEPVVEKPPLLIGRKNIEARVSRRRGR, encoded by the coding sequence ATGATCCACATCCGCCCCATGACGCCCGAGGACTTCGAGCGTTTCTGGCCGACCTTCCAGGCCATCGTCCAGGCCCGCGAAACCTACGCCTTCGACCCCGAACTGGACGTCGAGCAGGCACGCCAGCTGTGGCTGCAACTGCCACTGCACACCCTGGTGGCCGAAGCCGATGGCGAGCTGCTCGGCTCCTACTACCTCAAGGCCAACGCCGCCGGCCCTGGCGCCCATGTCGGCAACTGCGGCTACATGGTCTGCGACGCCGCCCGTGGCCGTGGCGTGGCCCGGCTGATGTGCGAGCACTCGCAGAAGCTGGCGCGCCAGGAAGGCTTTTTGGCGTTGCAGTTCAATTCGGTGGTGGCGAGCAACGAAGTGGCGGTGGCGCTGTGGACCAAGCTCGGCTTCGAGACCGTTGGCCGCCTGCCCAAAGCCTATCGCCATGCCCGCCTGGGGTTGGTCGACTGCCTGGTGATGTACAAGTGGCTGGCCGATGAGCCGGTGGTGGAAAAGCCTCCCCTGCTGATCGGGCGCAAGAACATCGAAGCACGGGTGTCGCGCCGCCGCGGGCGCTGA
- a CDS encoding carboxymuconolactone decarboxylase family protein, whose translation MSMMDWDAYRKQLMAGIGDLKQLSPDTVAGYMTASGAGAKTNHLDAKTRELISLAVAVTTRCDGCIAVHSQQAVKHGATREEIAEALGVAVAMNAGAALVYSARAMDAVGKANG comes from the coding sequence ATGAGCATGATGGACTGGGACGCCTACCGTAAGCAGTTGATGGCCGGCATCGGCGATCTCAAGCAACTGTCCCCTGACACCGTGGCCGGCTACATGACCGCCAGCGGCGCGGGTGCCAAGACCAACCACCTGGACGCCAAGACCCGCGAACTGATCTCCCTGGCCGTGGCCGTCACCACCCGCTGCGACGGCTGCATCGCCGTGCACTCACAGCAAGCCGTCAAGCACGGCGCCACCCGTGAAGAGATCGCCGAGGCGCTGGGTGTGGCCGTGGCGATGAATGCCGGGGCCGCGCTGGTCTACTCGGCCCGCGCCATGGATGCAGTGGGCAAGGCCAACGGCTGA
- the lpxO gene encoding lipid A hydroxylase LpxO produces MKIALVLIFVLSIAYVHLRGRVRHKLTRQLGDHSSFLAPVNSFLYLFSKHPAKPYLPVEAFPELQPLMEHWQEIRAEGQQLLHVGEIKKSDNYDDVGFNSFFKTGWKRFYLKWYGESHPSAMTLCPRTTELLQGIGTVKAAMFATLPPGAKLVRHRDPYAGSYRFHLGLDTPNDDGCYIDVDGEKYSWRDGEGVVFDETYIHYAANTTEHNRIILFCDIERPLKYRWATAFNRWFSRNVMAAAAAPNDAGDKTGGINRLFTRIYKIRERGKALKKRNRMRYYLEKWLVVAALVLVFVYI; encoded by the coding sequence ATGAAAATTGCACTCGTACTGATCTTCGTCCTCTCGATCGCCTATGTTCACCTGCGCGGTCGGGTGCGCCACAAGCTGACCCGTCAGCTGGGCGACCACTCCAGCTTCCTGGCCCCGGTCAACAGCTTCCTGTACCTGTTCTCCAAGCACCCGGCCAAGCCTTACCTGCCGGTCGAGGCGTTCCCGGAGCTACAGCCGCTCATGGAGCATTGGCAGGAGATTCGTGCCGAAGGCCAGCAGCTGCTGCACGTGGGCGAGATCAAGAAGTCCGACAATTATGACGACGTCGGTTTCAATTCGTTCTTCAAGACCGGCTGGAAGCGCTTCTACCTGAAGTGGTACGGCGAAAGCCACCCGTCGGCCATGACCCTGTGCCCACGCACCACCGAGCTGCTGCAAGGCATCGGCACGGTCAAGGCGGCGATGTTCGCCACCCTGCCACCGGGTGCCAAGCTGGTCCGCCACCGTGACCCGTATGCCGGTTCGTACCGCTTCCACCTCGGCCTGGACACGCCGAACGATGACGGTTGCTACATCGACGTGGACGGCGAGAAGTACTCCTGGCGCGATGGCGAGGGCGTGGTCTTCGACGAGACCTACATCCACTATGCCGCCAACACCACCGAGCACAATCGCATCATCCTGTTCTGCGACATCGAGCGCCCGCTGAAGTACCGCTGGGCCACCGCGTTCAATCGCTGGTTCAGCCGCAACGTCATGGCCGCCGCCGCAGCGCCGAACGACGCCGGCGACAAGACCGGCGGCATCAACCGCCTGTTCACCCGCATCTACAAGATCCGCGAGCGTGGCAAGGCGCTGAAGAAGCGCAACCGCATGCGCTACTACCTGGAGAAGTGGCTGGTGGTCGCGGCCCTGGTACTGGTATTCGTCTACATCTGA
- the thpR gene encoding RNA 2',3'-cyclic phosphodiesterase has translation MAHEPSRNDQPFKRLFFALSVDEAPRRAIAQWRQDLCLRVGKPVAADNFHVTLLFVGDVSADQMPSLIASVGALKHPRALRLQLDRLNVWLRPQILVLEPIQAPPALLRLAYDLAQTLRPLGIVEQPHDYRPHLTLSRDFHQEVPETPLAPDFMLVARHFTLFESRKGQYWPVAEWPLED, from the coding sequence GTGGCACATGAGCCGAGTCGCAATGATCAACCCTTCAAGCGGCTATTTTTCGCGCTTTCTGTAGACGAAGCCCCGCGTCGCGCCATCGCCCAATGGCGCCAGGACCTTTGCCTGCGGGTGGGTAAACCCGTGGCTGCCGACAACTTCCACGTAACCCTGCTGTTTGTGGGTGACGTGAGTGCCGATCAGATGCCGTCATTGATCGCTTCTGTGGGCGCGCTCAAGCATCCACGAGCGCTTCGCCTTCAGCTTGATCGGCTGAATGTCTGGCTGCGCCCGCAGATCCTGGTACTTGAACCCATACAAGCGCCCCCAGCGTTGCTGCGACTGGCGTATGACCTGGCGCAGACACTGCGCCCTCTCGGAATAGTTGAGCAGCCCCACGACTATCGTCCCCACCTCACGCTCTCACGCGATTTCCACCAGGAAGTGCCCGAAACGCCGCTCGCGCCGGATTTCATGCTTGTCGCCCGCCACTTCACCTTGTTCGAGTCGCGCAAGGGCCAGTATTGGCCGGTGGCTGAATGGCCGCTGGAGGACTGA
- a CDS encoding AraC family transcriptional regulator yields MQLTRHVDANAPLCSLIRSLATRPGFVPTHLPQVQVLSWDHYVASSPQIYEPSLMILAQGSKLARLGPRTLEYGAGHYLVQALSVPFMCETFATAEEPLLGVAVDIDRGVLGELVQSMDLAPDPAVQAQTPQSMTSAALDAPMRESVERLLRCLQDPVDAKVLGPARIREVLYTALRGPQAGVLRALVEQQGHFARIGAALMHLREHYTEPLSVEALAACANMSVSTFHEHFKRCTDMAPMQYLKRLRLLKAQQMLIGEGLGVAQAAHRVGYQSTSQFSREYKRQFARSPGDELPYQSLPV; encoded by the coding sequence ATGCAACTGACCCGCCACGTCGACGCCAACGCCCCGCTGTGTTCGCTGATCCGCAGCCTGGCCACCCGCCCGGGTTTCGTGCCCACGCACCTGCCCCAGGTGCAAGTACTGAGCTGGGACCACTACGTGGCCAGCAGCCCGCAGATCTACGAGCCGAGCCTGATGATCCTGGCCCAGGGCAGCAAACTGGCGCGCCTCGGCCCGCGCACCCTGGAGTACGGTGCCGGCCATTACCTGGTGCAGGCGCTGTCGGTGCCGTTCATGTGCGAGACCTTTGCCACCGCCGAGGAGCCACTCCTGGGCGTGGCGGTGGACATCGACCGCGGTGTGCTGGGCGAACTCGTGCAAAGCATGGACCTGGCACCCGACCCGGCGGTACAGGCGCAAACGCCACAGTCGATGACCTCGGCGGCGCTCGATGCACCGATGCGTGAGTCCGTGGAACGCCTGCTGCGCTGCCTGCAGGACCCTGTCGACGCCAAGGTGCTGGGCCCGGCGCGCATTCGCGAGGTGCTCTACACCGCCCTGCGCGGCCCCCAGGCCGGGGTGCTGCGGGCGTTGGTGGAGCAACAGGGGCACTTCGCCCGCATTGGCGCGGCGCTCATGCACTTGCGCGAGCACTACACCGAGCCGCTGAGTGTCGAGGCGCTGGCGGCCTGCGCCAACATGAGCGTGTCGACCTTCCATGAGCACTTCAAGCGCTGCACCGACATGGCACCGATGCAGTACCTCAAGCGCCTGCGCCTGCTCAAGGCGCAGCAGATGCTGATTGGTGAAGGGCTGGGGGTGGCGCAGGCGGCGCATCGGGTGGGCTACCAGAGTACCTCGCAGTTCAGCCGCGAGTACAAGCGCCAGTTTGCCCGCAGCCCCGGGGATGAACTGCCCTACCAGAGCCTGCCGGTATAA